From Rhododendron vialii isolate Sample 1 chromosome 10a, ASM3025357v1, the proteins below share one genomic window:
- the LOC131303327 gene encoding uncharacterized protein LOC131303327 yields MVEPKHSDSPQYLCDLEAFEKWYKKDQCARLTMVRSMHNDLICEFECYETAHKLWEAIKHKYDIDFLTKMVSNLKCDDEHKSEIMKAKCQEATEPDGSCIIVETVPRRSGYQRRKAKRALKKRAAIGLNPIGAGSLSAIEARRRVVTKKKARKVCFYCDKLRHFARECIEPKKTQEQPTN; encoded by the exons ATGGTTGAGCCAAAGCATAGTGACTCACCACAGTATCTTTGTGATCTTGAGGCCTTTGAAAAATGGTACAAGAAAGATCAGTGTGCGCGACTTACTATGGTACGCAGCATGCACAATGATTTGATATGTGAGTTTGAGTGCTATGAGACTGCTCATAAGTTGTGGGAAGCTATCAAACATAAATATGATATCGACTTCTTGACTAAGATGGTCTCGAACTTGAAATGTGATGATGAACATAAATCCGAAATCATGAAGGCTAAGTGCCAAGAGGCAACTGAGCCAGATGGTTCATGCATCATAGTTGAGACTGTCCCTCGCAGGTCTGGGTACCAGCGAAGGAAGGCTAAACGCGCCCTTAAGAAAAGAGCTGCTATAGGCCTTAACCCTATTGGCGCTGGTTCTTTAAGCGCAATAGAGGCAAGAAGAAGagtggtgacaaaaaaaaaggccagAAAAGTGTGCTTTTACTGTGACAAGTTGAGACACTTTGCTCGTGAGTGCATTGAGCCTAAGAAG ACTCAGGAGCAACCAACCAATTAG